The Halichoerus grypus chromosome 9, mHalGry1.hap1.1, whole genome shotgun sequence genome has a window encoding:
- the TBCC gene encoding tubulin-specific chaperone C has product MGEENKAGADVSVSGQSEDALVGGLTEGAPGGSKVGERKLEVKMESASCSAAAANGAMGSQRDRSLVPERLQRREQERQLEVERRKQKRQDQEVEEEKSDFFAAAFARERAAVEELLESGESTEQLEEAAARLQGLQKLLNDSVLFLAAYDLRQGQEALARLQATLAERRQELQPKKRFAFKTRRKDAGSATKVDAAPSAPAAEGILASPPPLNEGGIGSSFVFGFSNVESQVLEKRAEELHQRDVLLTDLSKCIIKLYGNPNTLRLAKARSCTLLCGPVSTSVFLEDCSDCVLAVACQQLRVHTTRDTRIFLQVTSRAIVEDCSGIQFAPYTWSYPGIDKDFEGSGLDRSKNNWNNVDDFNWLARDTASPNWSILPEEERGIQWD; this is encoded by the coding sequence ATGGGCGAAGAAAATAAGGCCGGGGCTGACGTAAGCGTGTCCGGCCAATCAGAGGACGCGTTGGTGGGAGGCCTCACGGAGGGCGCGCCCGGAGGAAGCAAGGTAGGAGAAAGGAAGCTTGAAGTCAAGATGGAGAGTGCCAGTTGTTCCGCCGCCGCGGCAAACGGGGCCATGGGTTCGCAGCGGGACCGGAGCCTGGTGCCTGAACGGCTTCAGAGACGAGAACAAGAGCGGCAGCTGGAGGTGGAAAGGCGGAAGCAGAAGCGGCAGGaccaggaggtggaggaggagaagagcgACTTTTTCGCCGCCGCCTTCGCTCGGGAGCGAGCGGCCGTAGAAGAGCTTCTGGAGAGCGGGGAATCCACGGAGCAGCTGGAGGAGGCGGCCGCTCGGCTCCAGGGCCTGCAGAAACTTCTCAACGACTCGGTTTTGTTCCTGGCCGCCTACGACCTGCGGCAGGGACAAGAGGCGCTGGCGCGGCTGCAGGCGACCCTGGCCGAGCGGCGCCAGGAGCTGCAGCCCAAGAAGCGTTTCGCTTTCAAGACCCGGAGGAAGGACGCTGGTTCGGCCACCAAAGTCGACGCAGCTCCTAGCGCCCCGGCCGCGGAAGGCATCCTGGCCTCCCCGCCGCCATTGAATGAGGGAGGCATCGGCTCCAGCTTTGTTTTCGGCTTCTCCAATGTGGAGTCCCAAGTCTTGGAGAAGCGGGCGGAGGAACTGCACCAGCGCGACGTCCTTTTGACCGACCTGAGCAAATGCATCATCAAACTGTATGGCAATCCCAACACCCTGCGGCTGGCCAAAGCCCGAAGTTGCACGTTGCTCTGCGGCCCGGTGTCCACTTCTGTGTTCCTGGAGGACTGCAGTGATTGCGTGCTGGCCGTGGCCTGCCAACAGCTCCGCGTACACACTACGAGAGACACCCGCATCTTCTTGCAGGTGACCAGCAGGGCCATCGTGGAGGACTGCAGCGGGATCCAGTTCGCCCCTTATACCTGGAGCTACCCGGGCATCGACAAGGACTTCGAGGGCTCTGGTTTAGATAGAAGCAAAAATAACTGGAACAACGTCGACGATTTCAACTGGCTGGCCCGGGATACGGCTTCCCCGAACTGGAGTATTCTTCCTGAAGAAGAGCGAGGGATCCAGTGGGACTAA